In Leisingera sp. NJS204, the following are encoded in one genomic region:
- a CDS encoding division plane positioning ATPase MipZ, which produces MAHIIVVGNEKGGAGKSTVSMHVATTLARLGHKVAALDLDLRQRSMGRYLENRKDFCAKAGLDLPMVGMHELPEIDPDSLQPGENIYDHRLSAAVSALEPGHDFILIDCPGSHTRLSQVAHSLADTLITPLNDSFVDFDLLAHVDQKGEAITGPSVYSEMVWNARQLRAQAGLKPIDWIVIRNRVGTQRMVNKEKMERAINMLSKRIGFRVAPGFSERVIFRELFPRGLTLLDLKDIGVKQLNISNIAARQELRDMMKEVNLPGVEISI; this is translated from the coding sequence ATGGCGCATATTATTGTCGTCGGCAACGAGAAGGGCGGCGCGGGAAAATCCACTGTGTCCATGCATGTTGCTACCACCTTGGCCCGGCTTGGGCACAAGGTGGCGGCGCTTGACCTGGACTTGCGGCAGCGCTCGATGGGGCGGTATCTGGAGAACCGCAAGGATTTCTGCGCGAAGGCAGGGCTGGACCTGCCGATGGTGGGAATGCACGAACTGCCGGAGATTGATCCGGATAGCTTGCAGCCGGGGGAAAACATCTATGACCACCGGCTGTCAGCGGCGGTCTCGGCGCTGGAGCCTGGCCATGACTTCATCCTGATCGACTGCCCCGGCTCGCACACGCGTCTCAGCCAGGTGGCGCATTCGCTGGCTGACACGCTGATCACGCCCTTGAATGACAGTTTTGTCGATTTCGACCTGCTGGCGCATGTGGACCAGAAGGGTGAGGCGATTACCGGGCCGTCCGTCTACTCGGAAATGGTCTGGAACGCCCGTCAGCTGCGGGCGCAGGCGGGGCTCAAGCCGATCGACTGGATCGTGATCCGCAACCGCGTCGGCACACAGCGCATGGTCAACAAGGAAAAGATGGAGCGCGCCATCAATATGCTGTCCAAGCGGATCGGCTTCCGGGTCGCACCGGGCTTTTCCGAGCGGGTGATTTTCCGCGAGTTGTTCCCGCGCGGGCTGACGCTGCTGGATCTCAAGGATATCGGCGTCAAGCAGCTGAACATTTCCAACATCGCCGCCCGGCAGGAGCTGCGCGACATGATGAAGGAAGTGAACCTGCCGGGGGTCGAGATCAGTATCTGA
- a CDS encoding DEAD/DEAH box helicase, producing the protein MKQALANALQERGYETLTQVQEAVTQPELNERDLLVSAQTGSGKTVGFGLALAPTLLGEAEAFEAAAAPLALVIAPTRELALQVKHELSWLYKGAGAVIASCVGGMDMRDERRELARGAHIVAATPGRLRDHIMRGSIDLSNLRGVVLDEADEMLDLGFREDLEFILGEAPEDRRTLLFSATVPSGIASLAKTFQKDAQRIQTAGETKQHSDIEYRLMSVAQQDAENAIINVLRYYEAPSSIVFANTRAAVNRLAARLTNRGLSVVTLSGELSQAERSQALQAMRDGRARVCVATDVAARGIDLPGLELVVHAELPSNHETLLHRSGRTGRAGRKGVSALIAPPKARSKALRLLKWAKLTAEHCEAPSADDIMARDEERMLADPVWQEPVAEQEQAGVKTLLEHFSAEQIATTYLRLFRSRHSAPEDLRPAGAEEPRKERKERKDFGPSVWFSLSGGRAAGADPRKVLPMLCKAGNIDRDVIGAIRIQENETFAEISQDAVDGFLKALGGKNELEPGAVLTQLSEAPDLGPAQRRGPGGPKGGFKGDRDRGEKPHRGKQDGPKPYRAKSDDGRDSRPPRKEWSGKQDREERREPRPDDRARKPAPAVTAKPKGASDPSKRMAKPGAPAAKPFKAKGPKPPAGKPNSKKNKARAPFAKPGKGGDTRPNRKPAGPSKHR; encoded by the coding sequence GTGAAACAAGCCCTGGCCAACGCACTGCAAGAGCGCGGATATGAAACCCTGACCCAAGTTCAGGAGGCTGTGACCCAGCCAGAGCTGAACGAGCGAGACCTGCTGGTTTCGGCGCAGACCGGATCAGGCAAGACAGTCGGGTTCGGACTGGCGCTGGCACCGACACTGCTGGGTGAGGCTGAGGCATTTGAGGCTGCTGCCGCGCCGCTGGCCCTGGTGATTGCGCCGACACGGGAATTGGCGCTGCAGGTGAAACACGAGCTGAGCTGGCTGTACAAGGGCGCCGGTGCGGTGATCGCCTCCTGCGTCGGCGGCATGGACATGCGCGACGAGCGCCGAGAGCTGGCCCGCGGTGCGCATATCGTCGCGGCAACACCAGGGCGGCTGCGTGACCACATCATGCGCGGCTCTATTGATCTCAGCAATCTGCGCGGCGTGGTGCTGGACGAAGCCGACGAAATGCTGGACCTGGGCTTCCGCGAAGATCTGGAGTTCATTCTGGGCGAAGCGCCCGAAGACCGCCGCACCCTGCTGTTCTCGGCCACCGTGCCGTCGGGCATTGCCAGCCTGGCCAAGACATTCCAGAAAGACGCGCAGCGGATCCAGACCGCAGGCGAAACCAAACAGCATTCCGACATTGAATACCGGCTGATGAGTGTCGCGCAGCAGGATGCGGAAAACGCCATCATCAATGTGCTGCGCTACTATGAGGCGCCCAGCTCCATTGTTTTTGCCAACACCCGAGCGGCGGTGAACCGTCTGGCGGCACGGCTGACCAACCGCGGTCTGTCGGTGGTGACGCTGTCGGGCGAATTGTCCCAAGCCGAGCGCAGCCAGGCGCTGCAGGCAATGCGCGACGGCCGCGCCCGGGTCTGCGTGGCCACTGACGTGGCCGCACGCGGTATCGACCTGCCAGGGCTGGAGCTGGTGGTACATGCCGAGCTGCCGTCGAACCACGAAACTCTGCTGCACCGTTCGGGCCGCACCGGCCGCGCGGGCCGCAAAGGCGTCAGCGCGCTGATCGCGCCGCCCAAGGCCCGCAGCAAGGCGCTGCGGCTGCTGAAGTGGGCCAAGCTGACGGCAGAACACTGCGAAGCGCCCTCGGCCGACGACATTATGGCACGTGACGAGGAGCGGATGCTGGCCGACCCTGTCTGGCAGGAGCCTGTTGCGGAGCAGGAACAGGCAGGCGTTAAGACCCTGCTGGAGCATTTCTCTGCCGAGCAGATTGCCACCACCTACCTGCGCCTTTTCCGCAGCCGCCATTCGGCGCCGGAAGATCTGCGCCCGGCCGGTGCGGAGGAACCGCGCAAGGAACGCAAAGAACGCAAGGATTTCGGCCCGTCGGTGTGGTTCTCGCTGTCAGGCGGGCGCGCCGCTGGTGCGGACCCGCGCAAGGTGCTGCCGATGCTGTGCAAGGCCGGCAATATTGATCGCGACGTTATCGGGGCGATCCGGATACAAGAAAACGAAACCTTTGCCGAAATCAGCCAGGATGCGGTTGATGGCTTCCTGAAAGCACTGGGCGGCAAGAACGAGCTGGAGCCAGGCGCGGTGCTGACACAGCTGTCCGAAGCCCCTGATCTGGGACCAGCCCAGCGCCGTGGCCCCGGCGGCCCCAAGGGCGGGTTCAAGGGCGACCGTGATCGCGGCGAAAAACCGCACCGCGGCAAGCAGGATGGCCCCAAACCCTATCGCGCCAAATCCGATGACGGCCGCGACAGCCGGCCGCCGCGCAAGGAATGGAGCGGCAAGCAGGACCGGGAAGAACGCCGCGAACCGCGCCCCGATGACCGCGCCCGCAAGCCCGCTCCGGCAGTCACGGCCAAGCCCAAAGGCGCTTCGGATCCGTCCAAACGGATGGCAAAGCCCGGCGCACCGGCAGCCAAACCGTTCAAAGCCAAGGGCCCCAAACCGCCGGCCGGCAAGCCGAACAGCAAGAAAAACAAGGCCCGCGCTCCATTTGCCAAACCTGGGAAAGGCGGCGACACCCGTCCCAACCGCAAGCCGGCGGGACCTTCAAAACACAGGTGA
- the rpmE gene encoding 50S ribosomal protein L31, whose amino-acid sequence MKKDTHPEYHFIDVKMTDGTILKMRSTWGNEGDQLALDIDPTVHPAWTGGTSRLMDAGGRVSKFKKKYEGLGF is encoded by the coding sequence ATGAAAAAAGACACTCATCCCGAATACCACTTCATCGACGTCAAAATGACCGACGGCACCATCCTCAAAATGCGCTCCACCTGGGGCAATGAAGGGGATCAGCTGGCGCTGGACATCGACCCGACCGTGCACCCGGCCTGGACCGGCGGCACCTCGCGCCTGATGGATGCCGGCGGCCGCGTGTCGAAGTTCAAGAAGAAATACGAAGGCCTGGGCTTCTAA
- the rplS gene encoding 50S ribosomal protein L19: MNLIAQLEAEQIAALGKDIPDFKAGDTIRVGFKVTEGSRSRVQMYEGVCISRKNGSGIAGSFTVRKISFGEGVERVFPLHSTNIDSITVVRRGRVRRAKLYYLRERRGKSARIAEDAHYKPKKA, encoded by the coding sequence ATGAACTTGATCGCACAGCTGGAGGCGGAACAGATCGCCGCCCTGGGGAAAGATATCCCTGATTTCAAAGCCGGCGACACCATCCGTGTCGGCTTTAAGGTGACCGAAGGCTCGCGTTCGCGCGTGCAGATGTACGAAGGTGTTTGCATCAGCCGTAAAAACGGTTCGGGCATTGCCGGTTCGTTCACCGTCCGCAAGATTTCGTTCGGCGAAGGCGTGGAGCGTGTGTTCCCGCTGCATTCGACCAACATCGACAGCATCACCGTTGTGCGCCGCGGCCGCGTGCGCCGCGCCAAGCTGTACTACCTGCGCGAGCGCCGCGGCAAGTCGGCCCGTATCGCAGAAGATGCACACTACAAGCCCAAGAAAGCCTGA
- a CDS encoding mechanosensitive ion channel family protein has product MEQVDADVGNVFEKIDSWVDGFFRILPNLGIALVLLAVFWLLARLVAGVVSRAGKRRGRDNLGEVGAALIKWALIIVGLMLAITVIAPSITPADLFAGLGIGSVAIGFAFKDILQNLLAGILILLRQPFSVGDQIISGGHEGTVERIETRATLINTYDGRRVVIPNSDIYTDAVTVNTAFEQRRSQYDVQIGCNDSWDDAKRIMLEAARGCDGVLEDPAPEALPWAIADNGNNIRLRWWTKSDRASVVQTFAQVIEAVYKALDDSGIDMPYPTQVMLFHDQTEETDGDRSRHREGWPARPDGNNPRPLRIADALAGRRQTQSEESQE; this is encoded by the coding sequence ATGGAGCAGGTGGATGCGGATGTCGGCAATGTTTTTGAGAAGATAGACAGCTGGGTGGACGGCTTTTTCAGAATCCTGCCCAATCTTGGCATCGCGCTGGTTCTGCTTGCCGTGTTCTGGCTGCTGGCCAGGCTGGTTGCCGGTGTCGTGAGTAGGGCAGGAAAAAGACGCGGGCGGGACAATCTGGGCGAGGTCGGCGCAGCCCTGATAAAATGGGCGCTGATCATTGTCGGTCTGATGCTGGCGATCACGGTCATTGCGCCCTCCATCACTCCTGCGGATCTGTTTGCCGGCCTGGGTATCGGCTCCGTTGCCATCGGCTTTGCCTTTAAGGACATTCTGCAGAACCTGCTGGCGGGGATCCTGATTCTGTTGCGCCAACCGTTTTCAGTTGGTGACCAGATTATCTCTGGCGGGCATGAAGGCACGGTGGAGCGGATCGAAACCCGGGCAACGCTGATTAATACATACGACGGGCGCCGCGTTGTCATTCCGAATTCTGACATTTACACCGATGCCGTCACCGTCAACACAGCGTTTGAGCAGCGCCGTTCGCAGTATGACGTGCAGATCGGTTGCAACGACAGCTGGGACGACGCCAAGCGGATCATGCTTGAGGCTGCGCGCGGATGCGACGGGGTGCTGGAGGACCCGGCGCCGGAAGCGCTGCCTTGGGCGATTGCTGACAATGGCAACAATATCCGCTTGCGCTGGTGGACCAAATCCGACCGGGCAAGCGTGGTGCAGACCTTTGCCCAGGTAATCGAGGCTGTCTACAAGGCGCTGGATGACAGCGGAATTGACATGCCGTACCCGACCCAAGTGATGCTGTTTCACGACCAGACCGAGGAAACCGATGGCGACCGCAGCCGGCATCGTGAAGGCTGGCCTGCGCGGCCCGATGGCAACAACCCCAGGCCGCTCCGGATCGCAGATGCGCTGGCCGGGAGGCGGCAGACGCAAAGTGAGGAGAGCCAAGAGTAA
- a CDS encoding YegP family protein produces the protein MARTADSAFAAAPKHCRMTQAVIKSPHIHQELGVSRVSGKFELYTDNAGEFRFRLKAGNGENILASEGYKQKASAENGIESVKKNAGDDGRYERKETAAGKHMFNLKATNGQVIGTSQSYASASGRDNGIESVKKNAPDAAVDDKTG, from the coding sequence TTGGCCCGCACCGCCGATTCCGCGTTTGCAGCAGCCCCAAAACATTGCCGGATGACCCAAGCCGTGATTAAGTCCCCTCATATTCATCAGGAATTAGGAGTGAGCAGGGTGTCTGGGAAATTCGAACTTTATACCGATAATGCGGGCGAATTCCGCTTCCGCCTGAAAGCAGGCAACGGCGAGAACATTCTGGCCAGCGAAGGCTACAAGCAGAAAGCCAGTGCTGAGAACGGCATTGAGTCAGTTAAAAAGAACGCTGGTGATGATGGGCGGTATGAGCGCAAGGAAACAGCCGCCGGCAAGCACATGTTCAACCTGAAAGCCACCAATGGCCAGGTGATCGGCACCTCGCAAAGCTACGCCAGCGCCTCTGGCCGCGACAATGGCATCGAGTCCGTCAAGAAAAACGCCCCTGATGCAGCAGTGGACGACAAAACCGGCTAA
- the trmD gene encoding tRNA (guanosine(37)-N1)-methyltransferase TrmD produces the protein MTAPSKSHGRKAIRPTLKPRELMTPTPDLAGVWKAKVITLFPAAFPGVLGESLTGKALQDGLWQLETVDLREFGAGKHRNVDDTPAGGGAGMVLRADVLGNAIEHTMAGTKGNWPLIYLSPRGRRMDQQMMQNFAQCDGMTLLCGRFEGVDERVLDHYGIQEVSLGDFVMTGGELAAQALIDATVRLIPGVLGNQASTEEESFSSGLLEHPQYTRPAEWNGRAIPDVLMSGHHGKIAEWRHRMSEDITKARRPDLWEAHSSKKDNNR, from the coding sequence ATGACAGCACCAAGCAAATCCCACGGCCGCAAGGCCATCCGTCCGACCCTGAAACCGCGTGAACTGATGACACCCACGCCGGACCTCGCAGGCGTTTGGAAAGCCAAGGTCATCACCCTGTTTCCCGCAGCCTTCCCCGGAGTGCTGGGCGAAAGCCTGACCGGTAAGGCGCTGCAGGACGGGTTGTGGCAGCTTGAGACAGTGGATCTGCGCGAGTTCGGCGCCGGCAAGCATCGCAATGTCGATGACACTCCCGCAGGCGGCGGCGCCGGAATGGTGCTGCGTGCAGATGTGCTGGGCAACGCAATTGAGCACACGATGGCCGGAACCAAGGGCAATTGGCCGCTGATTTACCTGTCGCCGCGGGGGCGCCGGATGGACCAGCAGATGATGCAGAACTTCGCCCAATGCGATGGCATGACCCTGTTGTGCGGCCGGTTTGAAGGCGTCGATGAGCGGGTACTGGACCATTACGGTATTCAGGAAGTCTCCTTGGGCGATTTCGTGATGACCGGCGGCGAACTGGCTGCGCAGGCACTGATTGATGCCACCGTCCGGCTGATCCCCGGCGTGCTGGGAAATCAGGCCTCGACCGAGGAGGAGAGTTTTTCCTCCGGCCTGCTGGAGCATCCGCAATATACCCGCCCTGCCGAATGGAACGGCCGCGCAATCCCGGATGTGCTGATGTCAGGCCACCATGGCAAGATCGCGGAATGGCGGCACAGGATGAGCGAAGACATTACCAAGGCCCGCCGTCCTGACCTATGGGAAGCTCACAGCAGCAAGAAAGACAACAATCGCTGA
- a CDS encoding aminoglycoside phosphotransferase family protein: MQVNPKKEDQCCVLRVSLQDGRELVMRADFAEGNLHRYQANLKRHQTAAEALKFTTGVSVPQILWCDPQYKYTLMELAPGDTAFQALYLAGYGLGDRDRLLQRIGAAVAALHRCSETDEQVFWPMRHLETVSRTAGTVRAGEVTVVKPKRFLGLCAYLHRAGRRARGVRYQPGLAHGDLHFRNILASDDQISFIDFSSQRFSIAERDISNLWLANGLDHLSGLDGDAGFGGVSQADWAAFEEGYGRHVSREPLFQFCFALRLWESWIRFSASGRAAGKKGQRQLEQVVKVLDLLLDQEPG, from the coding sequence ATGCAGGTCAACCCCAAAAAAGAGGATCAATGCTGCGTCTTGAGAGTATCCTTGCAGGACGGCAGGGAACTTGTGATGCGGGCTGACTTCGCCGAAGGAAACCTTCACCGGTATCAGGCGAACCTGAAACGCCACCAAACCGCAGCAGAGGCGCTGAAATTCACGACGGGCGTATCGGTGCCGCAGATTCTTTGGTGCGATCCCCAGTATAAGTACACGCTGATGGAATTGGCTCCTGGGGATACAGCATTCCAGGCATTGTATCTGGCTGGCTATGGGCTTGGGGACCGCGACCGGCTATTGCAGCGGATCGGCGCCGCGGTTGCTGCGCTGCACCGCTGCTCGGAGACGGATGAGCAGGTATTCTGGCCGATGCGGCATCTTGAAACCGTGTCACGGACTGCCGGTACCGTTCGTGCAGGAGAGGTGACCGTTGTAAAACCGAAGCGTTTCCTGGGGCTGTGTGCGTATCTGCACCGTGCTGGGCGGCGCGCCAGAGGTGTCAGATACCAGCCCGGCCTTGCCCACGGCGACCTGCATTTCCGGAATATTCTGGCCTCAGATGATCAGATTTCCTTTATCGATTTTTCCAGCCAGAGGTTTTCTATCGCCGAGCGCGATATCTCCAACCTATGGCTTGCAAATGGCCTGGACCATTTGTCCGGCCTGGACGGAGACGCTGGATTTGGCGGGGTTTCACAAGCAGATTGGGCGGCGTTCGAAGAAGGCTACGGGCGGCATGTTTCCCGTGAACCGCTTTTCCAGTTCTGCTTTGCGCTGCGGCTTTGGGAATCCTGGATCAGGTTCTCGGCATCCGGCCGCGCCGCCGGAAAGAAAGGTCAGAGGCAGCTTGAGCAGGTGGTTAAGGTTCTTGATTTACTTCTGGATCAAGAGCCGGGCTGA
- the rimM gene encoding ribosome maturation factor RimM (Essential for efficient processing of 16S rRNA) yields the protein MSDLICVGAVAGAFGVRGEVRLKSFCAIPEEISDYSPLTSEDGSRSFTVTLTRTVKNGFAARLSGVETKEQADAVRGLRLFARRDQLPKLPDDEFYHTDLIGLEVYDTGGTLLGTVKSVQNHGAADLLEIHGPGLKATVLLPFTLEAVPTVDQTRGRIIADPPEGLF from the coding sequence ATGAGCGACCTGATCTGCGTGGGAGCGGTGGCCGGCGCTTTCGGCGTGCGCGGCGAGGTGCGGCTCAAGAGCTTCTGCGCCATTCCCGAAGAAATCAGCGACTATTCACCGCTTACCAGCGAGGACGGCAGCCGGAGTTTTACGGTGACCCTGACCCGAACGGTCAAAAACGGCTTTGCCGCCCGGCTGAGCGGCGTTGAAACCAAAGAGCAGGCCGATGCAGTCAGAGGCCTGCGCCTGTTTGCCCGCCGCGACCAGCTGCCAAAGCTGCCGGATGACGAATTCTATCACACCGACCTGATCGGGCTGGAAGTGTATGACACCGGCGGCACCCTGCTGGGCACAGTGAAATCGGTGCAGAACCACGGCGCCGCCGACCTGCTGGAAATCCACGGCCCCGGCCTGAAAGCCACGGTGCTGCTGCCTTTCACTCTGGAGGCGGTGCCAACCGTGGACCAGACCCGGGGCCGCATCATCGCCGATCCGCCCGAAGGGCTGTTCTGA
- the bluB gene encoding 5,6-dimethylbenzimidazole synthase, whose amino-acid sequence MRLRRDVRRFRSDPVEEAVLMRCLSAIPLAPSVGLSEPWRILRVDSSPARAAALKNFETANAQALEGYSGERAERYAGLKLSGMRDAPVQLAVYCDDETAQGHGLGAATMPEMRRYSVVTAITLFWLALRAEGLGLGWVSVLDPEQLNRDLNAPEGWQLIGYFCIGYPERFSDTPELEETGWESRMASLPLETR is encoded by the coding sequence ATGCGGCTCCGGCGCGACGTGCGCCGGTTCCGCAGCGATCCGGTGGAAGAGGCAGTGCTGATGCGCTGCCTCTCTGCCATTCCGCTTGCCCCGTCTGTGGGCCTCAGCGAACCCTGGCGCATCCTGCGGGTGGACAGCAGCCCCGCCCGTGCCGCTGCGCTGAAGAATTTTGAGACTGCCAATGCGCAAGCCTTGGAGGGGTATTCCGGCGAACGCGCCGAGCGTTATGCCGGGCTGAAACTGTCCGGTATGCGCGACGCCCCGGTGCAATTGGCGGTCTACTGCGACGATGAAACTGCGCAGGGCCACGGCCTGGGCGCCGCAACCATGCCGGAGATGCGCCGCTATTCGGTGGTCACCGCTATCACATTGTTCTGGCTTGCTCTTCGGGCCGAAGGACTGGGTCTGGGCTGGGTGTCGGTGCTGGACCCCGAACAGTTGAACCGCGACCTGAACGCCCCCGAAGGCTGGCAGCTGATCGGCTATTTCTGCATTGGCTATCCGGAACGGTTCTCGGACACGCCGGAGCTGGAAGAAACCGGCTGGGAAAGCCGGATGGCCAGCCTGCCGCTTGAAACCCGCTGA
- the rpsP gene encoding 30S ribosomal protein S16 produces the protein MAMKIRLARGGSKKRPFYRIVAADSRMPRDGRFIEKLGTYNPLLPKDSEERVKMDMERVQHWLDHGAQPTDRIARMLEAAGVRAKTERSNPKKGAPGKKAQERAEEKAAKAAEASAATADAE, from the coding sequence ATGGCAATGAAAATCCGTTTGGCCCGCGGCGGCTCTAAAAAGCGTCCTTTTTACCGCATCGTGGCTGCTGACAGCCGCATGCCGCGCGACGGCCGCTTCATCGAGAAGCTGGGCACCTACAACCCGCTGCTGCCGAAAGACAGCGAAGAGCGCGTGAAAATGGACATGGAACGCGTGCAGCACTGGCTGGACCACGGCGCGCAGCCCACCGACCGTATCGCCCGCATGCTGGAAGCGGCCGGTGTCCGTGCCAAGACCGAGCGCAGCAACCCCAAGAAAGGCGCCCCGGGCAAGAAAGCCCAGGAGCGCGCAGAAGAGAAAGCTGCAAAGGCTGCTGAAGCCTCCGCAGCAACTGCAGACGCGGAATAA
- a CDS encoding chorismate mutase codes for MTTETQDPAVRAAQLLKGHRESIDRLDAILVYTLGERFKHTQAVGRLKAEHDLPPSDPTREAAQIARLEDLAKQADLDPEFAKAFLNFIIGEVIRHHKKHQE; via the coding sequence ATGACGACCGAAACCCAAGACCCCGCCGTCCGCGCAGCCCAGCTGCTGAAGGGCCACCGTGAAAGCATCGACCGCCTGGATGCGATCCTCGTTTATACTCTGGGCGAGCGGTTCAAGCACACCCAGGCAGTGGGGCGGCTCAAGGCTGAACACGACCTTCCGCCGTCTGATCCAACCCGCGAAGCGGCGCAGATCGCGCGGCTTGAAGACTTGGCAAAACAGGCCGATCTGGACCCTGAATTCGCTAAGGCATTTTTGAACTTCATCATCGGTGAAGTCATTCGGCACCACAAGAAACACCAAGAATAA
- a CDS encoding GNAT family N-acetyltransferase: MPFDIPVIETRRLVLRGPEPQDYPDFKATFSSYRSRFMGGPLNTYEAWMLYAAEIGHWQVRGFGMWMIHDKATDETYGMAGGWQPAGWPEREIAWIIWPGAAGKGYALEAVQAARGHFYSNLGWETAVSYIDPKNLDSIRLAERLGAAKDHSAATIDGNDAVYRHPAPDTLKDSQIAHGIEMEIGHYADPLFKPEGWALD; encoded by the coding sequence ATGCCCTTTGACATCCCGGTGATCGAAACCCGCCGTCTGGTACTGCGTGGCCCCGAACCGCAGGACTACCCCGATTTCAAAGCCACCTTCAGCTCCTACCGCTCGCGCTTTATGGGCGGTCCGCTGAATACCTACGAGGCCTGGATGCTCTATGCGGCTGAGATCGGCCATTGGCAGGTGCGCGGTTTCGGCATGTGGATGATCCATGACAAGGCCACGGACGAGACTTACGGCATGGCCGGCGGCTGGCAGCCCGCAGGCTGGCCCGAGCGTGAGATCGCCTGGATCATCTGGCCCGGTGCCGCCGGCAAGGGCTATGCGCTGGAGGCGGTACAGGCCGCTCGCGGACATTTTTATTCAAATCTGGGCTGGGAGACCGCGGTCAGCTATATCGATCCCAAGAATCTCGATTCGATCCGGCTGGCGGAGCGGCTCGGCGCTGCCAAGGACCACAGCGCCGCAACCATCGACGGCAATGATGCGGTCTACCGCCACCCTGCGCCGGACACCCTGAAGGACAGCCAGATTGCGCATGGCATCGAAATGGAAATCGGCCACTACGCCGACCCGTTGTTCAAGCCGGAGGGTTGGGCACTTGACTGA
- a CDS encoding GNAT family N-acetyltransferase, with product MTDVQTPYPRLKSKRLMLMSPADPEFDANAAFLDAGAARFIDAAEDPDSLWWSIATIIGHWHLHGYGLFAVVERSTGRTVGLVGPWFPKGWPEPELSWHLMETGRGKGYASEAAQCVLDWLFAEAGWDCIVSYVPEENGASIALAQRVGARPEKPVSFRLQPAPNIRVWRHVPPARMSGAQAERGLLH from the coding sequence ATGACTGACGTGCAAACGCCGTATCCGCGGCTAAAGTCCAAACGGCTTATGCTGATGTCTCCGGCGGACCCGGAGTTCGACGCCAATGCCGCCTTCCTCGACGCGGGCGCGGCGCGCTTCATCGATGCGGCAGAAGATCCGGATTCGCTTTGGTGGTCGATTGCCACCATCATCGGCCACTGGCATCTGCACGGCTACGGCCTGTTTGCCGTGGTTGAACGCAGCACCGGCCGGACCGTGGGCCTGGTTGGCCCCTGGTTCCCCAAAGGCTGGCCGGAACCGGAACTGTCCTGGCACCTGATGGAAACGGGCCGCGGCAAGGGCTACGCCAGCGAAGCCGCGCAATGTGTTCTCGACTGGCTGTTTGCCGAGGCCGGGTGGGACTGCATCGTCTCCTACGTGCCCGAGGAAAACGGCGCCTCCATCGCACTGGCCCAACGCGTCGGCGCCCGCCCGGAAAAGCCGGTCAGCTTCCGCCTGCAGCCCGCGCCCAATATCCGCGTCTGGCGCCATGTCCCGCCCGCCCGCATGTCCGGCGCGCAGGCCGAACGGGGCCTGCTGCACTAA
- a CDS encoding GNAT family N-acetyltransferase, with the protein MQLPAIPQLETERLVLRGPEAADFGPVAAFFSDEARSWGFGGPLDRNEAWRWFTMSVGHWAMRGFGFWTITCKETGEALGITGIWQPEGWPEPELGWVAFPAGEGRGVMAEAALAARTHAYEVMGLPALSSNIFPGNTRSVALAERLGAVFEAEFDNPKHGRELVYRHPAPEAPCDGGMEAYA; encoded by the coding sequence ATGCAGCTCCCCGCCATCCCTCAGCTTGAAACCGAGCGCCTGGTCCTGCGCGGACCGGAGGCGGCGGATTTCGGGCCGGTGGCAGCGTTCTTCTCCGACGAAGCACGCTCCTGGGGATTTGGCGGCCCGCTCGACCGCAACGAAGCCTGGCGCTGGTTCACCATGTCGGTGGGCCACTGGGCAATGCGCGGTTTCGGCTTCTGGACCATAACCTGCAAGGAAACCGGCGAGGCGCTTGGCATCACCGGCATCTGGCAGCCCGAAGGCTGGCCGGAACCGGAACTGGGCTGGGTGGCGTTCCCGGCCGGCGAAGGCCGCGGCGTCATGGCCGAGGCCGCATTGGCCGCCCGCACCCACGCCTACGAGGTGATGGGCCTGCCCGCACTCAGTTCCAACATCTTCCCGGGCAATACCCGTTCGGTGGCGCTGGCCGAACGGCTTGGCGCGGTGTTCGAGGCGGAATTCGACAACCCGAAACACGGGCGTGAGCTGGTCTACCGCCACCCTGCCCCCGAGGCGCCTTGCGACGGCGGGATGGAGGCCTACGCATGA